The following are from one region of the Tenacibaculum dicentrarchi genome:
- a CDS encoding polyprenyl synthetase family protein → MDILQYQSDFLAYLTSKKTLKEPKNLYEPIDYILQIGGKRIRPMLTLMASDIFSGDYKKALPAALAVEVFHNFTLVHDDIMDDAPLRRGHETVHEKWDINTGILSGDAMLILAYQYFENYEPVIFQKLAQLFSKTALEVCDGQQLDVDFETRNDVTIDEYIKMITLKTSVLVAAALKMGAIVANANEEQAQHLYNYGLHLGVAFQLQDDYLDTYGDPETFGKQVGGDIIENKKTYLYLKAFEVANTTDKEKLTTLYNNKQENIQAKIATVSAIFTKNNIPKHTEQLIEYYTNKSFESLTHLNISDAAKSGLRLFAENLMSRKV, encoded by the coding sequence TTGGACATACTACAATATCAGTCAGACTTTTTAGCTTACTTAACTTCTAAAAAAACACTAAAAGAGCCTAAAAACCTTTATGAACCGATAGATTATATTCTTCAAATAGGCGGAAAAAGAATTCGCCCAATGCTAACACTTATGGCTTCCGATATTTTTTCTGGAGATTATAAAAAAGCCTTACCAGCAGCATTAGCCGTAGAAGTTTTTCATAATTTCACCTTAGTTCACGATGATATTATGGATGACGCACCTTTGCGACGTGGGCACGAAACTGTTCATGAAAAGTGGGATATTAACACTGGAATTTTATCTGGCGATGCCATGTTAATTTTAGCCTATCAATATTTTGAAAACTACGAACCTGTAATTTTTCAAAAATTAGCACAATTATTTAGTAAAACAGCCTTAGAAGTTTGCGACGGACAACAATTAGATGTTGATTTTGAAACTAGAAACGACGTTACTATTGATGAGTACATTAAAATGATTACGCTAAAAACATCTGTTTTGGTAGCAGCAGCCTTAAAAATGGGCGCTATTGTAGCCAATGCGAACGAAGAACAAGCGCAACATTTATATAACTACGGATTACATTTAGGTGTTGCTTTTCAATTACAAGATGATTATTTAGATACTTATGGCGATCCTGAAACTTTCGGGAAGCAAGTTGGTGGCGATATCATCGAAAACAAGAAAACCTACCTCTATTTAAAAGCTTTTGAAGTAGCAAATACTACCGATAAAGAAAAATTAACCACGCTTTACAACAATAAACAAGAAAATATCCAAGCAAAAATAGCAACGGTTTCTGCGATTTTCACCAAAAATAACATCCCTAAACATACAGAGCAACTTATTGAATACTACACAAATAAGTCATTTGAAAGCTTAACACATTTAAACATTAGCGATGCTGCAAAAAGTGGACTTCGTTTGTTTGCTGAAAATTTAATGAGCAGAAAAGTTTAA
- a CDS encoding riboflavin synthase — translation MFTGIIETLGIVKRVVRDKENLQLTILSDITNELKIDQSVAHNGVCLTVVAIDDTQYTVTAIKETLDKTTIGNLSVDDEINLERAMKLGARLDGHIVQGHVDKTGVCKAIKDENGSTVFTFSYNFDPSAITIEKGSITINGVSLTVVNSKKDEFSVAIIPYTLEHTNFKNFKIGTEVNLEFDVIGKYVARLTQLK, via the coding sequence ATGTTTACAGGAATAATTGAAACTCTTGGAATTGTAAAAAGGGTAGTGCGTGATAAAGAGAATTTACAGCTTACTATTTTAAGTGATATAACTAATGAATTAAAAATTGACCAAAGTGTGGCACATAATGGCGTTTGCTTAACCGTGGTTGCTATTGATGATACTCAATATACGGTTACGGCAATTAAAGAAACACTTGATAAAACTACGATTGGTAATTTATCGGTTGATGATGAAATTAATTTAGAAAGAGCCATGAAATTGGGCGCTCGTTTAGATGGACATATTGTACAAGGACATGTTGATAAAACAGGGGTTTGCAAGGCGATAAAAGATGAAAACGGGAGTACGGTGTTTACTTTTTCTTATAATTTTGACCCAAGTGCGATTACTATTGAAAAAGGTTCTATTACCATAAATGGCGTAAGTTTAACAGTCGTAAATTCAAAGAAAGATGAATTTAGTGTAGCAATTATACCTTATACTTTAGAGCATACAAATTTTAAAAATTTTAAAATAGGTACAGAAGTAAATTTAGAGTTTGATGTTATCGGTAAATATGTAGCACGTTTAACGCAGCTGAAATAG
- the pdxA gene encoding 4-hydroxythreonine-4-phosphate dehydrogenase PdxA has protein sequence MDSNTSKIIVGISVGDTNGIGIEIILKTFEDKRMLDFCTPVIFASNRLVSYHKKNLKLNNNIFSINSLDKIADNKINLMNSWAEDVKIELGKLTEIGGKFAYKSLETATNALKDNHIDVLLTAPISKENIQSEIFNFPGHTEYLEDKLDGKSLMILIADKLRVGLITGHIPISKIAEKITPELIKAKVKIMHTSLKQDFGITKPKIAILGLNPHCGDNGIIGGEDNEIVRPTIAEIKETGKLIFGPYAADGFFGSQTYKQFDGVLAMYHDQGLAPFKALSFGNGVNFTAGLNKVRTSPDHGTGFDIAGKNKANPDSFKEALFTSLQIFKNRKQYAELTKNVLKVK, from the coding sequence ATGGATAGTAATACAAGCAAAATTATTGTTGGAATTTCAGTTGGAGATACAAACGGAATTGGTATTGAAATTATTTTAAAAACTTTTGAAGACAAGCGCATGCTTGATTTTTGTACGCCCGTTATATTCGCCTCTAATCGATTGGTTTCTTATCATAAGAAAAACCTAAAACTAAACAACAATATTTTTAGCATCAATTCACTTGATAAAATTGCTGATAATAAAATTAATTTAATGAACTCTTGGGCAGAAGATGTTAAAATTGAATTGGGTAAATTAACAGAAATTGGTGGAAAGTTTGCATACAAATCATTAGAAACCGCCACCAATGCTTTAAAAGATAACCATATTGATGTGCTACTTACCGCACCTATTAGTAAAGAAAATATTCAATCAGAAATATTTAATTTCCCTGGGCATACCGAATATTTAGAAGATAAATTAGACGGAAAAAGCCTCATGATTTTAATTGCCGATAAATTAAGAGTCGGTTTAATTACCGGGCATATTCCTATTTCAAAAATAGCAGAAAAAATTACACCTGAGCTAATTAAAGCGAAAGTAAAAATTATGCACACATCATTAAAACAAGATTTTGGCATTACCAAACCAAAAATTGCTATTTTAGGGTTAAATCCTCATTGTGGCGATAACGGAATTATTGGTGGAGAAGATAACGAAATTGTACGCCCAACAATTGCCGAAATTAAAGAAACAGGCAAATTAATTTTTGGTCCTTATGCTGCCGATGGTTTTTTTGGCTCTCAAACATACAAGCAATTTGACGGTGTTTTAGCAATGTATCACGACCAAGGATTAGCACCTTTTAAAGCTTTATCTTTTGGAAATGGTGTTAATTTTACAGCAGGACTGAACAAAGTAAGAACCTCGCCTGACCACGGAACAGGTTTTGATATTGCAGGAAAAAACAAAGCTAACCCCGATTCTTTCAAAGAGGCTTTATTTACCTCATTACAAATATTTAAGAACAGAAAACAATATGCCGAACTCACAAAAAACGTTTTAAAAGTAAAATAG
- a CDS encoding YceD family protein — protein MKDLKNFDIPFVGLKEGSHLFNYQIDKKFFEVFQFDEFDDANIVTTLNFVKKSTFFELSFAIDGTVNVPCDSTGEPFDLKIDGILNLVVQFGDEYNDEHDEILILPHERYQLNVAQYIYELIVLSVPNRRVHPDVLNGTMKSEALQRLNKLKIQDKKIVEEVSTDPRWDKLKDLLTDK, from the coding sequence ATGAAAGACTTAAAAAATTTCGATATCCCTTTTGTAGGTTTAAAAGAAGGAAGTCACTTGTTTAACTATCAAATTGACAAAAAGTTCTTTGAAGTATTTCAGTTTGATGAATTTGACGACGCAAACATTGTTACTACACTTAACTTTGTAAAAAAAAGTACATTTTTTGAACTTTCTTTCGCAATAGATGGTACGGTAAACGTACCTTGTGATAGTACTGGTGAGCCATTTGATTTAAAAATTGATGGCATTTTGAATTTAGTTGTTCAATTTGGAGATGAATATAATGATGAACACGATGAAATTTTGATACTTCCACATGAAAGATATCAATTAAACGTAGCACAATATATCTACGAATTAATCGTATTATCTGTTCCTAACAGAAGAGTACACCCTGATGTTTTAAATGGAACGATGAAATCTGAAGCTTTACAAAGACTTAATAAATTAAAAATACAAGACAAAAAAATTGTTGAAGAGGTTTCAACAGACCCAAGATGGGATAAATTAAAGGACTTACTAACAGATAAATAA
- the rpmF gene encoding 50S ribosomal protein L32, which yields MAHPKRKISKTRRDKRRTHYKASVPQIAVDPTTGEAHLYHRAHWHEGKLYYRGQVVLESATAEA from the coding sequence ATGGCACATCCTAAGAGAAAAATATCGAAAACTAGAAGAGATAAAAGAAGAACTCACTATAAAGCTTCTGTACCTCAAATAGCTGTTGATCCTACAACTGGAGAAGCTCATTTATACCACAGAGCTCACTGGCATGAAGGAAAATTATATTACAGAGGTCAAGTTGTGTTAGAAAGCGCAACTGCTGAGGCTTAA
- a CDS encoding beta-ketoacyl-ACP synthase III has translation MTKITAAISAVGKFVPEYALTNKELETMVDTNDEWITSRTGIKERRILKKEGVGTSYMAIKAAENLLEKSNIDPKEIDMVIVATATPDMLVAATAAYTATKIGAVNAFAYDLQAACSSFLFGMSTAAKYIESGRYKKVLLIGADKMSSVIDYTDRATCIIFGDGAGAVLFEPNSEGLGLQDEYLRSDGIGRDFLKIQAGGSILPASEETLKNGQHFITQEGRTVFKYAVSNMADVSEKILTRNNLSKDDVDWLVPHQANNRIIEATANRVGLESEKVMVNIHKYGNTTSATLPLLLADYENDLKKGNNLIFAAFGGGFTWGSIYLKWAYNS, from the coding sequence ATGACTAAAATAACTGCAGCGATTTCCGCAGTAGGAAAATTTGTTCCTGAATACGCCTTAACAAATAAGGAGCTAGAGACAATGGTAGATACTAATGATGAATGGATCACTAGCAGAACAGGTATCAAAGAAAGAAGAATATTAAAAAAAGAAGGAGTAGGTACGTCATATATGGCTATTAAAGCTGCCGAAAACTTACTTGAAAAATCAAATATCGACCCGAAAGAGATTGATATGGTTATTGTAGCTACTGCAACTCCTGATATGTTAGTTGCTGCTACAGCGGCGTATACTGCTACCAAAATAGGAGCTGTAAATGCTTTTGCTTACGATTTACAAGCTGCTTGTTCTAGTTTTTTATTCGGAATGTCAACAGCTGCAAAATATATTGAAAGTGGTCGTTATAAAAAAGTATTGTTAATAGGTGCCGATAAAATGTCGTCAGTAATTGATTATACCGACAGAGCAACCTGTATTATTTTTGGTGATGGTGCTGGTGCCGTATTATTTGAACCAAATTCAGAAGGCTTAGGCTTACAAGATGAATATTTAAGAAGTGATGGAATTGGTAGAGATTTCTTAAAAATTCAGGCAGGTGGATCTATTTTACCTGCATCAGAAGAAACTCTTAAAAATGGACAGCATTTTATAACCCAAGAAGGAAGAACTGTTTTTAAATATGCCGTTTCTAATATGGCTGATGTTTCTGAAAAAATACTAACAAGAAATAATCTTTCTAAAGATGATGTTGATTGGTTAGTGCCTCATCAAGCCAATAACAGAATTATTGAAGCTACTGCAAATAGAGTTGGATTAGAATCTGAAAAAGTAATGGTTAATATCCATAAATATGGAAATACTACTTCAGCTACTCTACCTTTACTACTTGCTGATTATGAAAACGACCTTAAAAAAGGAAATAACTTAATTTTTGCTGCATTTGGTGGAGGCTTCACATGGGGTTCTATCTACTTAAAATGGGCATATAATTCATAA